One segment of Acidianus sp. HS-5 DNA contains the following:
- a CDS encoding Glu/Leu/Phe/Val dehydrogenase: protein MAVEEVLSSNLYTQQIKKLYRVGEILGLQEDQLEALSTPERVIQVKIQIPGNNGKIRTLTGWRSQHNSALGPYKGGVRYHPNVTQDEVIALSMIMTWKNSLLQLPYGGGKAGIRVDPKSFSRTELEILSRNFIDALYKYIGSDLDIPAPDVNTDSQIMSWFLDEYIKVSGKVDLGAFTGKPVELGGISVREYSTGLGVAHITKLAAEKFLDGIEEKRVIIQGFGNLGSFAAKFLSEMGAKIVGVSDSKGGIIDYNGLDYNKLIEVKERTGSVTNYPEGKKVTNDELLVSDCDILIPGALENVINKFNAPKVKAKLIVEGANGPLTADADEIMKQRNIPVVPDILANSGGVVGSYVEWANNKMGEIIEEEEAKKLILSRMEKAFSEMYTKYSKLEDQDLRTSAMVVAVERVVNAMKARGLI from the coding sequence ATGGCAGTAGAAGAAGTTTTATCTTCTAATTTATATACCCAACAGATAAAGAAATTATATAGAGTTGGAGAAATACTCGGTTTACAAGAAGATCAATTAGAGGCTCTCTCAACTCCAGAAAGAGTAATTCAAGTAAAAATTCAGATTCCTGGCAATAACGGTAAAATTAGAACTCTTACAGGCTGGAGATCTCAACATAATAGCGCTTTAGGTCCTTATAAAGGAGGAGTAAGGTATCACCCTAATGTTACTCAAGACGAGGTTATTGCTTTATCAATGATCATGACCTGGAAGAACTCATTGCTACAGCTTCCTTATGGTGGAGGAAAAGCAGGAATAAGAGTTGACCCTAAATCCTTTTCTAGAACGGAGTTGGAAATTCTTTCCAGGAATTTTATAGATGCACTTTATAAATATATAGGAAGCGATTTAGATATCCCTGCACCAGACGTTAATACAGATTCACAAATCATGTCTTGGTTCTTAGACGAGTATATAAAAGTCTCAGGAAAAGTTGATTTAGGAGCTTTTACGGGTAAACCCGTTGAGTTAGGAGGAATTTCTGTGAGAGAATACAGCACTGGCTTAGGAGTGGCGCATATTACTAAACTTGCTGCAGAGAAATTCTTAGATGGAATAGAAGAAAAAAGAGTTATAATACAAGGTTTCGGTAATTTAGGATCTTTCGCAGCTAAATTCTTATCAGAAATGGGAGCTAAGATCGTTGGTGTAAGTGACTCTAAAGGCGGAATAATAGATTATAATGGATTAGATTATAATAAGTTAATAGAAGTTAAGGAAAGAACGGGATCGGTAACAAATTATCCAGAAGGGAAGAAAGTTACAAATGACGAATTGTTAGTGAGCGATTGTGATATTCTAATTCCAGGAGCTTTGGAAAATGTGATAAACAAGTTTAACGCTCCTAAAGTTAAAGCTAAACTAATAGTAGAAGGCGCTAATGGACCTCTTACTGCAGACGCTGATGAAATAATGAAACAAAGGAATATCCCAGTAGTGCCAGATATTTTAGCAAATTCTGGAGGAGTTGTAGGGAGTTATGTTGAATGGGCTAATAATAAAATGGGAGAAATCATAGAAGAGGAAGAAGCTAAGAAGTTAATACTATCGAGAATGGAAAAAGCATTTAGCGAGATGTATACGAAATATAGCAAATTAGAAGATCAAGATTTAAGAACATCAGCTATGGTAGTAGCTGTAGAAAGAGTAGTTAATGCCATGAAGGCTAGAGGTCTCATATAG
- a CDS encoding DUF131 domain-containing protein, translating into MISQYLDELGILLIMLGFLIVFLGIIYEAFKPKEENEGNKTQAGGIILIGPIPIIFGSSKKIEKWMLIVALIIVVIMALLYLYETSSLHGINYSFYSYYHS; encoded by the coding sequence ATGATTTCACAATACCTTGATGAACTTGGCATATTACTGATAATGTTAGGTTTCCTTATAGTATTTCTAGGAATAATTTATGAGGCTTTCAAACCAAAAGAAGAAAATGAAGGAAATAAAACACAAGCAGGGGGTATAATCCTTATAGGCCCAATACCTATAATATTTGGATCTTCAAAAAAGATAGAAAAATGGATGCTGATAGTTGCCCTGATTATAGTCGTTATAATGGCTTTACTTTATCTATATGAGACCTCTAGCCTTCATGGCATTAACTACTCTTTCTACAGCTACTACCATAGCTGA
- a CDS encoding ATP/GTP-binding protein, whose translation MRLLEFYTNNFRSLSDVSIKDVGGLNVIVGFNGYGKTNFLSSIYLFIKNLSAGIEKRSFEDNNQEYLLLWQGYDTSKEITLGGKVEFSEDETAKAIGKRKKIEVEIINKLKYERGEVKWDLDTIRINDNIPTRDEIDEARRLFELASQQVEYVPIFDQAYFDNVMKRIIEISRSPINLRKYWYDFVNLVSATIPEIKGLEIWEGGKLVLNVYNLPIYIDLAASGFQRVILMLFVIWLSGNKVLLLEEPEVNMHPTLQYKVTKLLKSWTENQMLQVFMTTHSPFIVSSDVDNYIILRRKEGGFSKAVSVKPNEELKSMLSLLKVNLSDLLFSRYIILTGENAEPSAVYNWLKKMNIYPEYNGISIYAIRSDMELHSWLKLKEILNLDVVFLGLCDKLDQGVKDSCIPLSREMESYYTKTGILEALKLIGIYPDEKELRDLSKDENLKWLINVMKRRGLDYYYLRSSISDIITRVDSVELPKEVELLGNKIKSMQSYN comes from the coding sequence TTGAGATTACTCGAGTTCTATACTAACAATTTTAGGAGCCTAAGCGATGTGAGCATAAAGGACGTCGGAGGACTGAACGTGATTGTAGGGTTTAACGGTTATGGAAAAACTAATTTCTTATCATCTATTTATCTGTTTATAAAGAATTTGAGCGCCGGAATCGAAAAGAGATCCTTTGAAGATAATAATCAAGAGTACCTCTTACTTTGGCAAGGCTACGATACCTCCAAAGAGATAACTTTGGGAGGCAAAGTGGAGTTTTCAGAAGATGAAACTGCTAAAGCAATAGGAAAAAGAAAAAAGATAGAAGTTGAAATTATAAACAAACTAAAGTATGAAAGGGGAGAAGTAAAGTGGGATTTAGATACAATTAGGATAAATGATAATATACCTACTAGGGATGAGATAGATGAAGCAAGGAGACTATTTGAATTAGCTTCACAACAAGTTGAATATGTTCCAATATTCGATCAAGCATATTTTGACAATGTGATGAAGAGAATAATAGAAATAAGCAGATCTCCCATTAATTTGAGGAAATACTGGTACGATTTTGTAAATCTTGTAAGTGCAACAATCCCAGAGATTAAAGGTTTGGAAATATGGGAAGGAGGAAAGTTGGTATTAAATGTTTACAACTTGCCTATATACATAGATTTAGCAGCAAGCGGGTTTCAGAGAGTAATTTTAATGCTTTTCGTAATATGGTTAAGTGGTAATAAAGTCTTACTTTTGGAGGAGCCCGAAGTTAATATGCATCCTACTTTGCAATATAAGGTTACTAAATTGCTTAAAAGCTGGACAGAGAATCAGATGTTGCAAGTATTTATGACTACGCATTCTCCTTTTATAGTCTCTAGCGATGTTGATAATTATATAATTCTAAGGAGAAAAGAAGGAGGATTTTCTAAAGCTGTGAGCGTAAAGCCTAACGAGGAGTTGAAAAGTATGTTAAGTTTACTAAAAGTAAATCTTAGCGATCTTCTTTTCAGTAGATACATAATTCTTACCGGAGAAAACGCTGAACCTTCAGCAGTTTATAATTGGCTAAAGAAGATGAATATTTACCCAGAATATAATGGAATTTCAATTTACGCTATAAGGTCTGATATGGAACTTCATTCATGGCTAAAGCTAAAAGAAATACTAAATCTTGATGTAGTATTTTTAGGACTATGCGATAAGTTAGACCAAGGTGTAAAGGATTCATGTATACCCTTATCTAGGGAGATGGAATCTTATTATACAAAGACGGGAATATTAGAAGCACTAAAATTAATTGGCATATATCCAGATGAAAAGGAGTTGAGGGATTTAAGTAAAGATGAAAATCTAAAGTGGCTTATAAACGTAATGAAAAGAAGAGGGTTGGATTACTATTATCTAAGATCGTCAATAAGCGATATAATTACTAGAGTAGATTCTGTTGAGTTACCTAAGGAGGTAGAGTTATTAGGGAATAAAATAAAATCTATGCAATCTTATAATTAA
- a CDS encoding SDR family oxidoreductase: protein MDLGIRNKRVIVTASSKGIGFATAKRFLEEGASVVISSHDEKNLIKSYEKLKEIGEVHYIKADLTKPEEVKNLIQNGSSILGGLDVLAYVTGSPKPGNILELSNEDWYQGFNLLLMSAVVAVRESAKKMKSGSRIILSTSITLRQPLDNLDLSNVIRLSLAGLIKSASKQLAQRGILVNGVMPGWTLTERVDQLVKDKAKREGKSEEDALREIIKDVPLGRPANPEEIANVIIFLASSLSTYVTGSIIPVDGGYIKAIF from the coding sequence ATGGATCTGGGAATAAGAAATAAAAGGGTTATTGTAACTGCATCGAGTAAAGGTATAGGTTTTGCTACAGCAAAAAGGTTTTTAGAAGAAGGAGCGTCTGTGGTTATTTCTTCTCATGATGAGAAGAACTTAATCAAGAGTTATGAGAAACTTAAGGAAATTGGAGAAGTTCATTACATTAAGGCAGATTTAACTAAACCTGAGGAAGTTAAGAATTTGATACAGAATGGGTCCTCAATTTTAGGCGGATTGGATGTTCTAGCATATGTAACAGGTAGTCCTAAACCTGGAAACATCTTAGAGCTTTCTAATGAAGACTGGTATCAAGGTTTCAATTTACTACTAATGAGCGCGGTAGTTGCAGTTAGAGAGTCAGCAAAGAAGATGAAAAGTGGAAGTAGAATAATTCTCTCAACTTCAATTACCTTAAGACAACCTTTAGATAACTTAGATTTATCTAACGTAATTCGTTTGTCTTTAGCAGGTCTAATAAAATCTGCCTCAAAGCAATTAGCCCAAAGAGGAATATTAGTTAACGGAGTAATGCCAGGCTGGACATTAACTGAGAGAGTAGATCAACTTGTTAAAGATAAGGCTAAAAGAGAAGGAAAAAGTGAGGAAGATGCGTTAAGAGAAATTATTAAGGATGTTCCTTTAGGCAGGCCTGCTAATCCCGAGGAGATCGCAAATGTTATAATATTTCTTGCATCTTCCCTTTCGACTTACGTGACAGGTTCAATAATACCGGTTGACGGTGGTTATATTAAGGCAATATTTTAA